AAGCCTGGAGCCCACTGTTCCGTTGGCGCCGGACCTTGATCCACGACTTGGGGTTGCACAGCAGATGACTGCGATTTCTCTCGGCATGCCGTCCGTTCCGACCAGGGTTGCCGAGCGCCGTAAGAGCCGGCAGATCCAGGTCGGCTCCGTCGCGGTCGGCGGAGACGCCCCGGTCTCGGTGCAGTCGATGACCACGACCCGTACGTCGGACATCGGCGCGACCCTCCAGCAGATCGCCGAGCTGACGGCCTCCGGCTGCCAGATCGTCCGGGTGGCCTGCCCCACGCAGGACGACGCCGACGCGCTCGCGACCATCGCCCGCAAGTCCCAGCTCCCGGTCATCGCGGACATCCACTTCCAGCCGAAGTACGTCTTCTCGGCCATCGAGGCCGGCTGCGCCGCGGTCCGCGTGAACCCCGGCAACATCAAGCAGTTCGACGACAAGGTCAAGGAGATCGCCAAGGCGGCGAAGGACCACGGCACCCCGATCCGCATCGGCGTGAACGCGGGCTCCCTGGACCGCCGCCTCCTCCAGAAGTACGGCAAGGCGACCCCCGAGGCCCTGGTCGAGTCGGCGCTGTGGGAGGCGTCCCTCTTCGAGGAGCACGACTTCCGGGACATCAAGATCTCGGTGAAGCACAACGACCCGGTCGTGATGATCGAGGCGTACAAGCAGCTCGCCGCCCAATGCGACTACCCCCTCCACCTCGGCGTCACCGAGGCGGGCCCGGCGTTCCAGGGCACGATCAAGTCGGCGGTGGCGTTCGGCGCGCTGCTGTCCCAGGGCATCGGCGACACCATCCGCGTGTCGCTGAGCGCCCCTCCGGTCGAGGAGGTCAAGGTCGGCAACCAGATCCTGGAGTCCCTGAACCTCAAGCAGCGCGGCCTGGAGATCGTCTCCTGCCCGTCCTGCGGCCGTGCCCAGGTCGACGTCTACAAGCTGGCCGAAGAGGTCACGGCAGGCCTCACCGGCATGGAGGTCCCGCTGCGCGTGGCCGTCATGGGCTGTGTGGTGAACGGCCCCGGCGAGGCCCGGGAGGCCGACCTCGGCGTCGCCTCCGGCAACGGCAAGGGCCAGATCTTCGTCAAGGGCGAGGTCATCAAGACCGTCCCCGAGTCCAAGATCGTCGAGACCCTCATCGAGGAAGCCATGAAGCTGGCCGAACAGATGGAGGCGGACGGCGTGGCATCGGGCGAGCCGTCGGTGGCGGTCGCGGGCTGAGGGTTTTTCGCCCCCGCCGCCCCTACCCGTCCCACCCCTGGGGGCTGCGCCCCCAGACCCCCGCTTCGGCCCTGAAGGGGCAGGAGGGCTCCGGAAGCCGGAGGGCTGAGGGGCCGCAGGCCCCAGCCCTCCAGGGGCGCGGGGAACTGAGCGACCAGCCCCCCCACGACCCGCAGCCGCCCCCGCACCGCAGCCTCCGAGCTCACAGGCGCCCGGCACCCCCCACGCCCCGCACCTGAAAACAACGGCACCCTCCACTGGGCGGCATCGCTCAGCTTCCGCAGGTACAGTGCGGAGATCAGCAGTCCCCAGTGTGAGGCCCCGCCCGTGTTGACCCAGACGACCTCCCGGGTCCTCGAACCGAGCGACCTGGACGCCGCGCTCGCCGTCCTCGACCGCGACCCGGTCGCGAACGCCTTCGTGACATCCCGCGTACAGGTCGCCGGCCTCGACCCCTGGCGGCTCGGCGGCGAGATGTGGGGCTGGTACGAGGACGGCATGCTGACGTCCCTCTGCTACGCCGGCGCCAACCTGGTCCCCATCTGCGCCACCCCCCGAGCCGTCCGCGCCTTCGCCGACCGGGCTCGCAGGGCGGGCCGCCGCTGCTCCTCGATCGTCGGCCCGGCCGAGCCCACCGCCGAACTCTGGCGCCTCCTCGAACCCAGCTGGGGCCCGGCCCGCGACGTCCGCCCGCGCCAGCCCCTCATGGTCACCGACCGCATGCCCACCGACATAGCCCCGGATCCGCACGTCCGCCGCGTCCGCAAGGACGAGATGGAGACGATCATGCCGGCGTGCGTGGCGATGTTCACCGAGGAGGTCGGCGTCTCCCCGCTGGCCGGTGACGGGGGTCTCCTCTACCAGGCGAGGGTCGCCGAACTCGTCGGCGCAGGCCGCTCGTTCGCCCGTATCGACGCCGACGGCAAGGTCGTCTTCAAGGCCGAGATCGGCGCGGCCACGACCCGGGCCTGCCAGATCCAGGGTGTGTGGGTGGCCCCCGAGTAC
Above is a window of Streptomyces sp. NBC_00490 DNA encoding:
- the ispG gene encoding flavodoxin-dependent (E)-4-hydroxy-3-methylbut-2-enyl-diphosphate synthase, whose product is MTAISLGMPSVPTRVAERRKSRQIQVGSVAVGGDAPVSVQSMTTTRTSDIGATLQQIAELTASGCQIVRVACPTQDDADALATIARKSQLPVIADIHFQPKYVFSAIEAGCAAVRVNPGNIKQFDDKVKEIAKAAKDHGTPIRIGVNAGSLDRRLLQKYGKATPEALVESALWEASLFEEHDFRDIKISVKHNDPVVMIEAYKQLAAQCDYPLHLGVTEAGPAFQGTIKSAVAFGALLSQGIGDTIRVSLSAPPVEEVKVGNQILESLNLKQRGLEIVSCPSCGRAQVDVYKLAEEVTAGLTGMEVPLRVAVMGCVVNGPGEAREADLGVASGNGKGQIFVKGEVIKTVPESKIVETLIEEAMKLAEQMEADGVASGEPSVAVAG
- a CDS encoding GNAT family N-acetyltransferase, which translates into the protein MLTQTTSRVLEPSDLDAALAVLDRDPVANAFVTSRVQVAGLDPWRLGGEMWGWYEDGMLTSLCYAGANLVPICATPRAVRAFADRARRAGRRCSSIVGPAEPTAELWRLLEPSWGPARDVRPRQPLMVTDRMPTDIAPDPHVRRVRKDEMETIMPACVAMFTEEVGVSPLAGDGGLLYQARVAELVGAGRSFARIDADGKVVFKAEIGAATTRACQIQGVWVAPEYRGRGLAAPGMAAVLRYALADVAPVVSLYVNDFNTSARRTYRRVGFQEVGAFMSVLF